CCATTaaattatgttcttaatccttggttgaagtaccaaaaggagaaaaccaagtgatagttaattaaaaaattggacttaattaacttagatctagaaatagactaagggttaagatggttttaatagattgattaaagaacctaatggatcttggttaattttaactccatgaAAGCagaattaagttaattaaggcactctttgtctcacttgaaagagttttcaaagaattttagaattaatctcctttaaacctatAAATTTCATAGATTGGGCTTGTTAGGAAAATCCCAAATTAACTTAAACATGAACctttaactccagaatcgtcttttatcaattattgcttgaaattttacttttgagtgtttagtttaatctcattttattaattttcattattaatattattaatttctttattttgtgaattattaaattagtcattgtttgaatttagttttgcattttcataccttatgcttcaaattcccaaatttcttttatttatttgattaaaatacaatttcaacatagtttattttacatcaaaaattcaattgaaaacgtAACTCTCCGTGGGAacgatatttttttttatactagTTGAACGATCCATGCACTTGCAGTTGGGACACATCAGTAAAGAAAGAGGTTTGATATTGTGGGGCTGAAAAGCTTGCAAACCTTGCTTTGAGGTTTGGTATTGAAGTTCATTCTCTGCAATCTCCACCATGTAAGATTGTTCATATGGTGCGATGGACTTTCAAGGGATCAAATTTGTTGcttataagaaaaaaataataacaaaatttGTTCTACTGTTTTGCAACTACTTTCGAATAAAAAAATAATCTCAGTTATACAATAAATTTTggaagatgatttttttttttcatatatgaaTCAGTTAAGCTTTATTTTTGTTGTGTTCTGTCTTTAGGTCCTACTTTTACAATCCTCTTATTGGTTTagttttgtttaatttgagatttGTTGTGGTTATGGTTTGTAGGAACTTGATTTGATTTGTAggaattttacattttgtatggTGTTTGTTTAGGTTTTTTCGCCTAACATTTGTTGTTTTGGGTTGAGTGTTATTGGAGAGGTCAACTGACTGAGTCTTAAATGGATGGTATATGCTAAGTTTTTTctgaatattttattaatataaataatttgcttattaaaaaaagaaaacccTTTAATGACGGAAGTAAATTAGTTACTAACTTGAGTGATTAGTGACAAGATTAACTATGGATAACAATGAAAAATATGATGAAGTGTTATCATGTTTTGGTCTTCATGTTTTAATCTTATGAGGTGTTATCATGACCCTGGAATTGTCAATTTTGGTCAGAGCTGCTGTTGATTTTCTGAGTTTTTGCATCTATGTAATCGGGTCAAGGTTGCTTGATTATTAGAAGCTAATTGCATGAGTCTTCCTTGAGAAAGCTTGGATGGTTCAAGGACATTGCTGCTTTTGTGAGTCAATTTTATTTCCTTGTTACACTAATTTTGATTGTCAATTTGTGGGTTGTTTTGTTCTTTAGCGGTGTTGTCTGTTTTTGATGGTGCTGCTTTGATAGGGTGCTTTGCTTCTTTATTCTTGTTTTGTGTGGCTATATCCTCTTCTTTAATAAAACATTTagcttataaaaaaaatgaaaaatatgaatattttatcttctttaataaaatatttaacttataaaaaaaatgaaaaatatgaatATTTTATAACCACGGATTTGAGAAGGATTAGCAACGACACTATAAGAAATCAAATGATTAGCGACAGACTGATTTCAATAGCtaatttcagttaaaaaaaatgcaaaataaaGGATGGCTTTCCATTTAAATAATCCAATTTAATCAcaaacaaccttaagttcccaAATTACAAACCCTAGGTTTTTTATTGCCCCAAGTCAATCCACACTTCAAAAACAGTGAGTTTTGAAAGATAAATCGAATCTAAACTTAAATTCTGTATTTTATTCTTCCCTTGGAACATTTCAGCTGTCCCTATTCAGTTAGCCATGGAAGCTCACTGAAATCCTGTTTGACATTGAGTTTTAGAGTCTGAAACTGTTTTTCTaaataaaagtatcattttaTATGCTATTGAAAAAAGTAGTTTGAAAAAAactgttttattattttaatgttcttaTGAATTAaactgattaaatttaatttttaattatttttgaacACTTTCTAACTAAAAtgtttaaaaaagtaattttctcaATAGCAGTTTTAACAGTAATGCCAAACAAATCCTGAAAATTCATGttgaaagcttttttttttttttttttaaattaagtgaTAGAACTTTCCTAGTTTGAATTCTAACATTCTGCATCAATCATtggattattttatttttcatgaacaATATTAAACCGTTAATTTTCAATATCTCATTCCAATATTAACCCAGCGGTTAAAACTTCAAACCTTTAGAATATGGTGCCATTGATATATAACAATGACTATAACGATGACTGTTAACAATTCAAGGGAAAATTGTACATTTATTTTCAACAAGAAATTAAAACGCAAAACCAGATTTGTTACTCAAATGCATATCTGGCTTATTTACATGAAACAAAAAATATACACCAAAATTAAGAATTTGCTACGCATGCATGAGCTGCGCTATATTGAACTCAAATACATATTCTCTATGGCCTTTTTACAAACTATTTACACCTTTGGGGGAGGAAGCAACCAACTGGTACCTTTAATAAAGCCAAGGGAAAGGAAGGGTTTCACTTCTTCTTCAGTTAGCTGTTTGGCATATTTAACACGTCCAGCTGGTGCAGCGCCTGGTCCTGTATTCTTGTATTCTCCAAAGAATACTTGCCTGCAAATTCCATTCGACATGTTTTTAATATTTGTATATATATCCTATGATTTCCATTATTAAAAAATCTCACACTCTAGAACTACTTACGCTTCTCGTTCAGGGTGGTTGTTGCTAGACCATCCTTCAGGATTGATAACCTCAGTCATGCTAGTGTAAGCGAACACCACCCTAGGCATCGGCATCCATGCTCGTCCCAAGAATGCTCCAGTTCCTGTTCCAGTTACACTGCAATGTACAAAAGAGTAACCCACATCTTGTGCTTCAGTTTCTCTTGCTTGTGCTGTTATCACAGTTTGTTCTGCATCGGCTAACACACGTATCTCTGTTTGCTGCATTTGTATAagtttttcataattatttaGTGTAAATGTTACGTCCATCCAAACAAAAGAATTTGATGAGTttcaattaatgatttaattattacTAGATAAATGGATTTTCCACTTCCGAAAATGAAATCAACGGTGCCTTCAATGTAACAGTCTTTGAAGAAATGAAAGCCCTTGTCATCACACAATGTGTCTTGAAATCCAAGCATTTTAACATTGTAGAAAGCTGCCATATTACCGCCGATCCTAAAAGCAACTGCTTGGGCTCCAGCTCTTTTGCCATCCGGCCTGGGTGCAGTATTCTAATCCAATAAAATGATAACCCATAAATTAAACTGAAAATGATTCAGGGACAGGATAAACACTcagaaataaaaatgaaaataaaacctGAATGATTAAATTAGATGCCACGAAGAAATCAGAATCCACTTGTAATGTGGCACTGTAAACAGTTCCATATTCGGCAGCAGTACCACCAAATGCCAGGGTTGCCTTATCAGGTGGTCCGAGGAAAGTAATGAAAGGCTTATCTCTTTCAATGGTGACTTTCTCAGTATAAGTTCCGGGGCCAATATCCACAATAACACGCTCCTTATTTCCTGTTGGGATGCTCTTAACCGCATCAGTTATGGTTTTGAATTCTCCACTTCCATCTGCTCTCACCTTAATGGTCTTAGGTGTAGCTTCTGCTGCTTCAAGGGCTTTTTCTAAAGTGCCCGCACGGTCAGCAAGGGGCTTGACATTAGCATCAAACCAAGCTTGTATTCCATCTGGAGTATCTGGGATTGGTGTGGCATCATCAGAGCAAACGGTGGTGGCTGCAAGAACGATGACAAGGATGATATATTGAGCCAAGGGAACGAAATTAAGTTGTTTAGCCATCTTTTGTTATTGAATTTGGTGAGATGTTATTGTTTGTTTTTAAACGAAAGAATATTGGAATTTATAAGACATATAGGTTAAAGAATGTCTTAACAACACATGAGATTTAGAGAACTTCATGCATTCTCTTGATACTCGTTTGTGGCATTTGGAGAGTTTTTTGCACTCCCTTGCTTTTCATTTGTGGCTTATCTTCTACTTCGGTTGtagtttttctttttttggttAATCTTGAAATGTTACACTGTATTTgagaataatttttataaaataattagatttttattaagattttaaaattataaataaattcacttttaaagaaaatttataattttataaaatagtgTTTTAAAGGTTTTAATAAaatatctaaaatttttaatttttttaatccatCAAATTAATGATTGAGAAGATtctctttaaaaattttaatcaacAAAAatatggaaaatttttgaaatcataaaaattcatactttaaaaatattattttattttatctcatCCTAAAAAAAGTATTAAAGTTGATTTTGACGTTTACGtcttaattggaaatttaaattaggatattttttttaatattttatactttttataaataaaaattttttaataggaAGAAGATTTCAAGTTCAAGAGCTATCTCTGTAGTCCATTTATTGAATACAAAATTATtattcaattttattataattaattagtaatattttataatgataaaaatatTTAAGAGATTTTAATGGCTCATTAATCAATATTTGAAGATCATTAGTTAAAAACATCTTTTAATTTCATTGTGACATCAGCACAAAAAAATTCgacatatgataaattattgaaaataaataaaatctaatttaaaaccttacaataaataaaaatcaaatctgaatttaAAGATAAATACAACAAAAATAGATTTATGAgaaagaaaattttattgaataattataaaaatttataaataataaaaataaaagaagtatTTATAGAGTTGTAAATTCTATTCTAagtagaaaataaatttaaaaacttaATTTAAATAGAAATAATATTTAAAGTCCAACATAAACTAGTTAATAtaagtaaaatttatttaaaaaaataaaaaatctaattaaaaataaaaatctttgTAAACTTAAAAAAACGCAGGTCTTCAAATCTGATATATTCATTTACACACTGTAACTGCATCTAACATTGTTGTATTCTCTCCCTTTTTTGCACAAAGTCATGAATTAGTAGTCTGTTATCTTGTTTTGGGAATATACAAAATATTTAGATATTTAAACCagaaatatgaaaatataaacATTTTCTACTATCTTGTGTTATATCAAAAGCAAAATTCAAGctacttaataattttttaatgctataaaattttaaataattgatatatgtatattaaataatttataattttgttaccCATATACGCTTGATGCATATAGATGAGTATAAAGtacttaaaatatataataattattcattaataaattgtaaatttattcagATATATAGTAATAGTTTATGGTTTAATTGGTGCATTACAATATTAAGTTTAGCCAATGATTTCAATTATTCTTTCCTTGAATGCCCATATATGATTTATGCTGCGGACGAAGCTTTGCACTTAAAAATGTGTATCTTCGTTTACAAAGCAGTGGATCTACTttcttaattttatgataattatgtaaataatattCAGTGTATTAATACAcagaatatattttataattttccttgAACTCAAATAATTAACATTTCATCTATTCTCCTACTTATTTCAGCATGTCTTGATCTGTATAGCTATGCTTCTGAATCTACAACATTTGTGTTGAAACAAAACTATATTTTACTATATTAAgagattattttattaaaattaaaatgaaaagtgCAAGGAGAAAAATCAGTTGTGCATATGAGTATTGATACCATGCATGCCATCTCCCTTTTAATTGTATATCCaaaaatttttactttttttttccaaTATGTTCTGACACTCAGAGTAAACTTTAAATACATCCAATAATTACAGTGTTTATAGTCATGTTTAAacgataaaaatttatgaaaacaaCTTTCATCGTGGATTATTGTCTACAAttacttaaaaaattaattaatgcagTA
Above is a genomic segment from Hevea brasiliensis isolate MT/VB/25A 57/8 chromosome 17, ASM3005281v1, whole genome shotgun sequence containing:
- the LOC110635233 gene encoding putative pectinesterase 63, with the translated sequence MAKQLNFVPLAQYIILVIVLAATTVCSDDATPIPDTPDGIQAWFDANVKPLADRAGTLEKALEAAEATPKTIKVRADGSGEFKTITDAVKSIPTGNKERVIVDIGPGTYTEKVTIERDKPFITFLGPPDKATLAFGGTAAEYGTVYSATLQVDSDFFVASNLIIQNTAPRPDGKRAGAQAVAFRIGGNMAAFYNVKMLGFQDTLCDDKGFHFFKDCYIEGTVDFIFGSGKSIYLQTEIRVLADAEQTVITAQARETEAQDVGYSFVHCSVTGTGTGAFLGRAWMPMPRVVFAYTSMTEVINPEGWSSNNHPEREAQVFFGEYKNTGPGAAPAGRVKYAKQLTEEEVKPFLSLGFIKGTSWLLPPPKV